In Arachis stenosperma cultivar V10309 chromosome 1, arast.V10309.gnm1.PFL2, whole genome shotgun sequence, one DNA window encodes the following:
- the LOC130982127 gene encoding uncharacterized protein LOC130982127, whose protein sequence is MKNQGDTIKKLESQVGYLFQQIPKPTDSFLSDSEKNPRRDTKKVRWEECKAITLRDEEILEEEFSKPSEHTQGISKEKLEEKEQGINSAQMKEPMEKEILSPYVPKAPFPQRLKGGEKEKSYSRFLDMFTSLHINISFIEALQQMPSYIKCMKELLTKKSPLKGGKTVVMNKECSALIKKELPSKKKDPGSFHIPCAIGDTMIDSGFCDLGTSINLMPLSLMRKLQINELKSTNIIL, encoded by the coding sequence ATGAAGAACCAAGGAGATACCATCAAGAAGCTTGAATCTCAAGTAGGATACCTCTTTCAGCAAATTCCTAAGCCTACTGATAGTTTTCTAAGTGATTCTGAGAAGAATCCAAGAAGAGATACCAAGAAGGTAAGATGGGAGGAATGCAAAGCAATCACTCTAAGAGATGAAGAGATTTTGGAGGAAGAATTTAGCAAGCCATCAGAGCACACTCAGggaatttcaaaggaaaaacTGGAAGAGAAGGAACAAGGAATAAACTCTGCACAAATGAAGGAACCAATGGAGAAGGAAATCTTGAGCCCCTATGTACCAAAAGCACCATTCCCTCAGAGACTCAAGGGTGGTGAAAAAGAGAAGTCATACTCAAGGTTCCTAGATATGTTTACATCTCTTCATATCAACATTTCTTTCATTGAAGCCCTCCAACAGATGCCTTCGTATATCAAATGCATGAAGGAGTTGCTAACCAAGAAAAGCCCATTGAAGGGTGGGAAAACAGTAGTAATGAATAAAGAATGCAGTGCTCTTATCAAGAAAGAGTTACCCTCAAAGAagaaggatccagggagttttcacaTCCCTTGTGCTATAGGAGACACAATGATTGATAGCGGATTTTGTGATCTAGGAACAAGCATAAATTTAATGCCTTTATCTCTCATGAGGAAGCTGCAAATCAATGAGTTGAAATCTACAAACATAATTCTGTAA